The following proteins are encoded in a genomic region of Hymenobacter siberiensis:
- the mltG gene encoding endolytic transglycosylase MltG: MPPRSRRLLPYFLLLALLASAAGYTVWRVAYRPNVTAFAEGPAYLYIRTGTGYAAVLDSLQKHELLLEPTTFRWVAEHHDYPTHILPGRYRLDPGMGNIDLVKMLLFGRQDTVKFELKPFHYLDQLPRKVCGRLETDSFKLELLLGDNEGLQRRYHLDTCTIRTMFIPGQYRLLWNTSAPIFLDSVAARYRRFWRPERQARADSLKMTRTQVSVLASIVQRETAQPTDKPLIAAVYLNRLRNGQPLQADPTLLWPLHGLGTRKRVLNVDKKVDSPYNTYRHKGLPPGPITTPLPGSLLAVLKPAHNQNLFFCARPDGSGFSDFAETYAQHKLNARRYQHRLDSLGVKR, translated from the coding sequence TTGCCCCCCCGCTCCCGCCGCCTGCTTCCCTACTTCCTGCTGCTGGCCCTGCTTGCATCCGCCGCCGGCTACACGGTCTGGCGCGTGGCCTACCGCCCCAACGTCACAGCCTTCGCCGAAGGCCCGGCCTACCTCTACATCCGCACCGGTACAGGCTATGCGGCGGTGCTTGACTCTTTGCAAAAGCATGAGCTGCTGCTGGAACCGACCACCTTCCGCTGGGTGGCCGAGCACCACGACTACCCCACCCACATACTGCCCGGCCGCTACCGGCTGGACCCCGGCATGGGTAATATCGACCTGGTAAAGATGCTGCTGTTTGGCCGGCAGGATACGGTGAAGTTTGAGCTAAAGCCCTTTCATTACCTCGACCAGCTGCCGCGCAAAGTATGCGGCCGGCTCGAGACCGACTCTTTTAAGCTGGAGCTGCTGCTGGGCGATAACGAGGGCCTGCAACGCCGCTACCATCTCGACACCTGCACCATTCGCACCATGTTTATCCCGGGGCAGTACCGGTTGCTGTGGAACACCAGTGCCCCGATTTTTCTTGATTCGGTGGCCGCCCGCTACCGCCGATTCTGGCGGCCGGAGCGGCAGGCCCGGGCCGATTCGCTGAAGATGACGCGCACCCAGGTGAGCGTGCTGGCCAGCATTGTGCAGCGCGAAACGGCCCAGCCCACCGACAAGCCCCTCATTGCCGCCGTGTACCTCAACCGCCTGCGCAACGGCCAGCCCCTGCAGGCCGACCCCACCCTGCTCTGGCCCCTGCACGGCCTGGGCACCCGCAAGCGCGTGCTGAACGTGGACAAAAAAGTGGACTCACCCTACAACACCTACCGGCACAAAGGCCTGCCGCCCGGCCCCATCACCACGCCCCTGCCGGGCTCGCTGCTGGCCGTGCTCAAGCCGGCGCACAACCAGAACCTGTTCTTCTGCGCCCGGCCCGACGGCAGCGGCTTCTCCGACTTCGCCGAAACCTACGCCCAGCACAAGCTCAATGCGCGTCGCTACCAGCACCGGCTAGACAGCCTGGGGGTGAAGCGCTGA
- a CDS encoding OmpP1/FadL family transporter gives MRQPLLFLIPVFCELTASSALASGYDSGPQGARVLGLGGASTAYINSIASLSTNPGLLGQWADSLTRISIGGMGQIRRASFVGQDTYQRTDQDLVVQPGGYLYATHALNKRVALGLAVTTPYGYHTKWPSTWEGRSVIQESQLNTYFVQPTVGIRLNDNFSAGVGFVYAFGKYSQRSALGQYDDQAAQTQLSTSGSGFGVNAGLYGRSGDKLSFGISYRSSVQLKMNNGTLTTTGVPARDAGLAPAASAFTTRITMPSTLSVGIADRITKKLLLTFDFSLSGWSSVDSLKLSVAATGNTPARTQSSVRRYEDALSFRVGTEYQVNPKLTVLGGFHYDETPVRDEYINPEFLDANRLGISAGLSYQLSSRLALEAAYAFDYSQLRTARVAPTNAKVSNVAGTYRMAVNTASMGIAVAF, from the coding sequence ATGCGCCAACCTCTTCTTTTTCTAATTCCTGTCTTCTGTGAATTAACGGCTTCGTCGGCCCTGGCCAGCGGATATGACAGCGGCCCGCAGGGTGCCCGGGTACTGGGCCTGGGCGGGGCCAGCACGGCCTACATCAACAGCATTGCCAGCCTGAGCACCAATCCCGGCCTGCTGGGCCAGTGGGCCGACTCCCTCACCCGCATCAGCATTGGGGGCATGGGCCAGATACGGCGCGCTTCCTTTGTGGGGCAGGACACCTACCAGCGCACCGACCAAGACCTGGTGGTGCAGCCCGGCGGCTACCTCTACGCCACCCACGCCCTAAACAAGCGCGTGGCCCTGGGCCTGGCCGTCACCACTCCCTACGGCTACCACACCAAGTGGCCCAGCACCTGGGAAGGCCGCTCCGTGATTCAGGAAAGCCAGCTCAATACCTACTTTGTGCAGCCCACGGTGGGCATCCGGCTCAACGACAACTTTAGCGCCGGCGTGGGCTTTGTGTACGCGTTTGGCAAGTACAGCCAGCGCAGCGCCCTGGGCCAGTACGACGACCAAGCGGCCCAGACCCAGCTTAGCACCAGCGGCTCGGGGTTTGGGGTGAACGCGGGCCTGTACGGCCGCAGCGGCGACAAACTGTCATTCGGCATCAGCTACCGCAGCAGCGTGCAGCTGAAAATGAACAACGGCACCCTCACCACCACCGGCGTGCCCGCCCGCGATGCCGGCCTGGCCCCGGCCGCGTCGGCCTTCACCACGCGCATTACCATGCCCAGCACACTTTCTGTGGGCATCGCCGACCGCATCACCAAGAAATTGCTACTCACCTTCGATTTCTCGCTGAGCGGCTGGAGCTCGGTCGATTCGCTGAAGCTGAGCGTGGCCGCCACGGGCAACACCCCCGCCCGCACCCAAAGCAGCGTGCGCCGCTACGAAGACGCCCTGAGCTTTCGGGTAGGTACCGAGTACCAGGTCAACCCCAAGCTGACCGTGCTCGGCGGCTTTCACTACGACGAGACGCCCGTGCGCGACGAGTACATCAACCCTGAGTTCCTCGATGCTAACCGCCTGGGCATATCGGCCGGCCTGAGCTACCAGCTCAGTTCCCGCCTGGCGCTGGAGGCGGCCTATGCCTTCGACTACAGCCAGCTGCGCACCGCCCGCGTGGCCCCCACCAACGCGAAGGTGTCCAATGTAGCCGGCACCTACCGCATGGCCGTCAATACGGCCTCGATGGGCATTGCGGTGGCCTTCTAA